Sequence from the Paenibacillus riograndensis SBR5 genome:
TGCCCATCAGCAGCCCGGGGCGGCCGGGCTGCTCCAGAGCCAGGGAGCGGGCCAGCGCCAGCGAGGCCGCGCGGTAGGGCTCCGGCAGCACCCCGCCGGAGCCTGCCCGGAGCGGCGTGACCTTGTCGACCCTGTAGCGGCGGCCGCCCAGGGTCTTCAGCAGCACCTCGCCGCTGTCCAGACCAAGGGTGTACAGCGCCCGCACCGCTGTATCCCGGATTTTCCCCGCCGCTCCGCGCTGGCGGCCGGAAGATGCCGGGTTTGCGGACCGGCTGTGCCCTCCAGCGGTTTCCCCTCCGCCAGCGGGACGCGGCATCCGCTCTTGACCGTGCAAGGCGATATCCGCCAAGGCAGTTCCCTCACCCACTGCATTTCCCCGCGCCGCCCCCGCACGAATGACAGGAGGCAAAGTAGCCGGCTTCATCGCTGCCCCCGTTCCGAGCGGCTGGATTTCCAGCACCTCCAGGTTATATACACGGACCCGGTAATACTGCTTGTACGAACGGGCCTCCGCAGACTGTCGGGTTGTCCCCTTCCCCAGTCCTGAACCTTCGGCCGGCACCAGCAAAGCTTCCAGTCCGCTGCGCCGAAGCCTGTCTTCCCGCTGGGCTGCAGACCATAGCAAGTATGTGGGGAGCCCCTCATTCATAACTCCTTCTCCTCCCGGATTCGTACCGCGGGCAGGGCAGCACCTTCTTTTTCATTGCACCGCTGCCCTGGCGGAAAAATAAAAAAAAATAAAAAAGGAGGGCATTCGCCCTCTTCACCGCCGCCCCTACTACATATAATGGATTAAAACCCACCCGGTATCAGTTGGCGGCGGCGATGCTCTTCCTTACAACTCATCATCCAGGGCGTCAGGGTCCAGATCATCATAATCGAAGCTTTCGCCATCAAAATCATAATCCTTGTCTTCCGGATCATCACTTTGATCGGTGACATACACGCGGACCTTGGTCTCAGCCACCAATTCCGCCTCGAATTCCCGTTCCACCCGAAGCGTCACACTGCCCCCGCCCGGAGAGACACCTGCTTCCACACAGTTGGGTTCCTGCGTTGCCTCCGCAGAGACCTCAACCGTGGCGGCACGGTGTCTCGGGTCCAGGTACGACAGCGGAATAAGCTCCACATAGGAGACCGTTTCCTTGGCAACCTCCGTCTGCTTGTTTTTGTCGTACGAGTACCAGATGTTTACATCGTAAGTACCGATTACTTCGATTCCGTTCCCGGCGGCAACCGCTTCGTACTGGTGGTTAATAATCCAAGCCCCCAGAATACTCGTCGGATGGTGTGGCGGAGTCACGGTATGGGTTGCTGTAGAGAACTTACGACCTTTGCCGCAAATTGCCTTCGTAATGATCTCCCTTGTTTGACGTTTATGGCTTAATGACATCTTTGAACCTCCTCCATACAATCATTCACTATCAAGTGTATGCACGTTCTGGGCATTTGTTGATTGTTAGAGTAGAAATAAATTTGGGTAAGCCCTCGGAGGAGCTTTTTTAACAAGAGTCATAGTTCATTTTATTGTGAAATTTCCCCGGATATGAATAGATCAGTTAATCCTGCCGCAAAAAAAAACCCCTGTAGATCCTCTACAGGGGCTGCTGCGGTTCAGGGCTATTGCGGGATTACACGCACAATCCCAAGATGTCTGTTCTTGCTGAGATCGATGAAATCCTCCCCGATGTTCACCAAAGGACGAAGCGGATCATGCGCCAGAATCATAATGATTTTGCCCATCCGTCCGTCTGTTAACAGCACCTCGTTGCCTATCATTGACTGCATAAGCTTACTAATAAAAACACCGCAAATATAAGGATCAAGCTTTCCGAAGGAGTAGTCCTCCATCTGAGTCAGAACTTCATAGAGCGGCGCCGCCTCGCTGTAGAACCGGTCTGAAGTCATCGCATGAAAAATATCTGTAACGGCTACTATTTTGCTGAAATCCGTAATCCGGTGTCCCAGCACTCCGAACGGATAACCGCTTCCGTCCATGCGTTCATGATGCTGCAGCGCGACAAGCGCCTGCATATGCGTCGTACCCGGTGTATCTCTGACCAGCTCGTAGCCATGCGTCGTGTGTTTTTTCATGATATCAAATTCTTCATCCGTCAGTGGCCCCGGCTTGGTTAAAATCTCGGCCGGAATCATAATTTTTCCGATATCATGAAGGGTTGCAGCAATGGTCAGCATGCCCAGCTCCTCCGGGTCCAGCTTAAGCCACTTGCCCAGAAGTGTTGATAATATGCCTACAGCAACGTTATGTCTGTATGTATAATCATCTTTGGTCTGCAGTGCAGCCAGGATTCCGAAGAAGTCATTCTTCTCGCTTACTTGCTGGATAAAAGGAATAACTTCATTTTTGAGCTCAAGCATCGGCAGTCGCTTGCTCTTGGTATAGCGCAGCTGATCAAAAATATTCTCCATAGCTGCCGTACAATCATCCACGGCCAGTTGATAGAATGCCTCGCTGTCCAATTGAATGACATCATGGGGCTGAAGGATAATCCGGTGCTGGGTAATTAACCGGACATGCTCCGAGCTCAGAAGCGTCATTGCGGGCAGTACAAATACGCCGTTGTGATTAAAGAGGTTGTCTACTAGCTGTTTGCCGATATATTGTTCGTTGCCGTTGTTCACCTTCGTCACCTGCCAGTGCAGAATTCACACCCCGTGAATTAGCTGCTGTAATTGGAATATGTGCCGATCCATTCATTATGATAATATAGTATATCCTGGTTTCCTTAAGCC
This genomic interval carries:
- a CDS encoding outer spore coat protein CotE — its product is MSLSHKRQTREIITKAICGKGRKFSTATHTVTPPHHPTSILGAWIINHQYEAVAAGNGIEVIGTYDVNIWYSYDKNKQTEVAKETVSYVELIPLSYLDPRHRAATVEVSAEATQEPNCVEAGVSPGGGSVTLRVEREFEAELVAETKVRVYVTDQSDDPEDKDYDFDGESFDYDDLDPDALDDEL
- a CDS encoding HD-GYP domain-containing protein; translation: MTKVNNGNEQYIGKQLVDNLFNHNGVFVLPAMTLLSSEHVRLITQHRIILQPHDVIQLDSEAFYQLAVDDCTAAMENIFDQLRYTKSKRLPMLELKNEVIPFIQQVSEKNDFFGILAALQTKDDYTYRHNVAVGILSTLLGKWLKLDPEELGMLTIAATLHDIGKIMIPAEILTKPGPLTDEEFDIMKKHTTHGYELVRDTPGTTHMQALVALQHHERMDGSGYPFGVLGHRITDFSKIVAVTDIFHAMTSDRFYSEAAPLYEVLTQMEDYSFGKLDPYICGVFISKLMQSMIGNEVLLTDGRMGKIIMILAHDPLRPLVNIGEDFIDLSKNRHLGIVRVIPQ